One genomic segment of Camelus ferus isolate YT-003-E chromosome 19, BCGSAC_Cfer_1.0, whole genome shotgun sequence includes these proteins:
- the CST11 gene encoding cystatin-11, producing the protein MARAPQGPRLLLAIVGALVALTYQTRRKTFISVREVPASASVVVTTLDYVTKEFNKKSEDKYNFRVVRVPKVVQKLTDHMEYHIDVEMRRTVCFKSEANNCSFQDGELYKKIDCFFSVSVLPWFEKYKLLTKNCTDG; encoded by the exons ATGGCCAGAGCCCCGCAGGGCCCCCGACTGCTGCTGGCCATTGTGGGGGCTCTGGTGGCCCTCACCTACCAAACAAGAAGGAAGACCTTCATCAGTGTCCGGGAGGTGCCTGCGTCGGCGTCCGTCGTGGTGACCACCCTGGACTACGTGACCAAGGAGTTCAACAAGAAGAGTGAGGACAAGTACAACTTCCGGGTCGTGCGGGTCCCCAAGGTTGTGCAGAAG CTGACCGACCACATGGAGTACCACATCGACGTGGAGATGCGCAGGACCGTCTGCTTCAAGTCGGAGGCCAACAACTGCAGCTTTCAGGACGGGGAGCTCTACAAG aaaatcGATTGCTTCTTCTCAGTGTCTGTTTTGCCCTGGTTTGAAAAGTATAAACTTCTGACCAAAAACTGCACCGATGGCTAG